The Phaenicophaeus curvirostris isolate KB17595 chromosome 6, BPBGC_Pcur_1.0, whole genome shotgun sequence genome segment CTTGCTTTAAAAGAGATAACTGAGGAGAATGAAACCactggatggatggatgcatgGATGATTGGTCCTCACAGGCCTCAGAAGTATCCATTCTCATACAGAACACTCTTTATAAGATCCCTATGTACAAGGCAAACAGCCTCTTGGATCAGACTTCATTTGGATTGGAGGAATGTCATTGCACCTCTCCTAATGCTCTGAAACCCAGGCAAGAGTGGGATTATGTCTATCTTCCACTCAGTGCTCCAGCACAGCTGGCAGCTTTGCCATAGTTTGACTCCTGGAATGGGAAAAAATCGTTAGCTGGTAAGAGCTGACTAATTAACTTTCAGTCATTATTGAATgaatcttatttaaaaaataatagacaAACTGTAACTACATCATGTCTCACAGTACTGGTCAGCCTGCTCTGTCTTTTCTATAAGCCACTTTCTCTTTTAAGGCACAGTCTCGCTGTTCACATAGGTCCCTGAGAAATTAGTGTAACTCACTTGGGAGACTGGCATCAGTAAAGTCTGCAAGAAGCAGTTAACACAAACCATGTGTTTCCCTATCTCAGTGACAGTTAAAGTCTACAATTTCACACTGTCATTTactgggaaaacaaaaacaaaatgcTGTGCCCCTTGCCCACTCTAATTCAGAAACATCTGTCTCTTTGACCTGTGAATGCCACCAGGAAAAGCTGAATGTGTCAAGTGCCAGACCTtcacagagaaggaaagcaacAGGTAGCTCAAGGGGCAGCACAGCCTGCCTACAGACTTTAAAAACCAGGAACTCTTAAACTTGCAAGTAAATACAGGATAGATATAGTGGGCCTGTGATTTCGGCCTGCTTCTGTCTCAGTTGAGAAtgggggagcagggagatgGTCTGGGAACCTGTACTAGTGGAGTTCAGTGGCAAAGGAAAGCATGGAGGAAAGCCTTGCTGCCATGAGAGTAATTTTTCCCGTATGCATCCAACCACTTTTGTTTTGATCACCGTTTGCCCTTTTAAGGTTACAAATTTCTGTTTCCCTTATGAGCAGAACCATTGCATAGAGCATCGGGTCAACAGCTGTGGGTAGCTTGAGAATAATATCAATGACAAACTGATAATTATGAATACTGTTTCTTTCTCACTAAGGTCAGATATCTGTGCATTTCAAATTTGTGACACCAGTCCACCTGCTCTCCATGatcagaaagaacaaaagatgCCAACATGGCTTTTTCCTTTGTCAAGTAAAGAGAAAAGTacctctcttaaaaaaaaaatattctcccacacacacaccccgcTAATTCATTCTCTTGACTTTTTCATGCTCTAGTGATCAAATCATTAAACAGCCTTCATTATTCATTCCCACTTCTGCCAGGGATATGAGCTCTGTATCAGAGAAACACCCCCTCACCGTCATAATCATCATCATGACATCTCAGCAAGTTGATACAATTATGCCAGAGAACCATCCCCATAATTATACAGTTCTTTAGATCATTTCTCAGTGTATTCACCACTACTATAATCACAGCGAGTACAGTGTGTTAAATTAAGAACAGGATCTACAGCTAATATCTCACAGGATGAAGTCTGCCTGCTGCAATTATGCAGTTCTGTACAATATAACTTTGCAAACCCCTCAAAGCAGAGGTTCatattttagtatttctttgtttctgaaacaaTTGACATTAAAAACTCATTTTAAGATGCATATGAAGAATGACATTTTatggaaggagaaagggcagACCTCATTCCCACATAATTTCCAAAATATTGCCAAAGAATTGGCAGGGCTAGCTACTAGGCACAGATTTGCATGTGTATGGTACATATGGTAATGAACTGTCAccacaaaagcatttttatgttTCACCTAATGGTGATCACAAGGACAGGTTAGGCAAAACAACTCTAAGCAGCTACTGATGCGTATTTGACATGAGATTCTATACATAAATGACTATATCATTACTACAACAAAATGCTTTGATTAAAGCACTGGAAAATAACTGGCAAAGAAATACTTTTGTAAAGAGAGGATTTTCATGAAGGACAAACTTGAGGAGGGTATGAGGTGAAGGAAGGTTAAAACAGAAGAATCATAAACGTTTAAAGAGCCGAGTAGGAAAACTAGGGAACTTCATGCCTGTGATGACAGTAACAGAATTCTCTTTAACAGAATGCAAGCAGACATACTAACAAGTTCTTTCTGTCTATTTCCATTTACCAAATCAGGCACAGCCAAGAAAATGTTGCACTTTGAGATTTCCAAGGAGGGCAGTGAGTTATCAGTGGTAGAACATGCTGAAGTGTGGCTCTTCCTGAAAGTCTCCAAGGCCAACCGGAGCCGGACAAAAGTCACCATCCgcctctttcagcagcagcgGCAGCCAAAAGGCAACTCTGAAGTAGCAGAAGACATGGATGATGGGGGGCTGAAAGGTGAAAAGAGTGAGACTTTGATTTCAGAAAAGGCAGTGGACACTCGTAAGAGCACATGGCATATTTTCCCTGTCTCCAGCAGTGTCCAGAGACTCCTGGACCAAGGCAAGAACTCTCTGGATGTGCGGATTGCCTGTGACCTTTGCCAAGAGACTGGAGCAAGCCTGGTGCTTCTgggcaagaagaagaaaaaggaagatgatggtgaagggaaagaaaaggaagttggAGAATtcacaggagaagaggagaaggaacagTCACATAGGCCTTTCCTGATGATGCTTGCTCGGCATTCAGAGGACCGCCAACACAGGCGGCGGAGACGAGGCCTGGAGTGTGATGGCAAAGTCAACATCTGCTGCAAGAAGCAGTTCTTTGTCAGCTTCAAGGACATAGGATGGAGCGACTGGATCATTGCACCTACAGGTTATCATGCCAACTACTGCGAAGGAGAGTGCCCCAGCCATATAGCAGGCACATC includes the following:
- the INHBA gene encoding inhibin beta A chain, producing MPLLWKRGFLLVLCWIIVRSSPTPGSEGHSSVTDCPSCALTTLSKDVPSSQPEMVEAVKKHILNMLHLRDRPNITQPVPKAALLNAIKKLHVGKVGEDGYVEIEDDVGRRAEMNEVVEQTSEIITFAESGTAKKMLHFEISKEGSELSVVEHAEVWLFLKVSKANRSRTKVTIRLFQQQRQPKGNSEVAEDMDDGGLKGEKSETLISEKAVDTRKSTWHIFPVSSSVQRLLDQGKNSLDVRIACDLCQETGASLVLLGKKKKKEDDGEGKEKEVGEFTGEEEKEQSHRPFLMMLARHSEDRQHRRRRRGLECDGKVNICCKKQFFVSFKDIGWSDWIIAPTGYHANYCEGECPSHIAGTSGSSLSFHSTVINHYRMRGHSPFANLKSCCVPTKLRPMSMLYYDDGQNIIKKDIQNMIVEECGCS